ATCAGCGGTGCGGCGCATCAGCAGATCGAGATCGCGCTCCATGAACTGATTCAGGGTGCCGAGTCCGGACGCCAGCAACCCGATGCCAATCATCGCGTGCGTCAGCACCAAATAATTTGTGTTGCCTTGCGAGCCGAGTGCAAATCCGGCCGCGGCGGTGAGCATGATGAGCGATGTGATGCGCGGCTTTGTTAGCTCAACGTACGCAGAGAGTTTGGCGCGCAGTCCCGATTTGGTGATGGGCGCCGCAGGCGAAACTGGATGGACTTCGATTGCAGTAGTTTTCATGAAAGCTCGATTGTTCGGAATCCCTCAGTGTCTCTGTGGGATCTTTGTGTCTCTGTGGTGTCTGTACTCGCCGATTAGCTCACCACAGAGACACGGAGAATTCACTGAGACACAGAGTCGGAACGCGTCTTACGCAGTAGCCAGAACCCCAACATCTCTCGCCTGCTCAGCCCGCAAGACCCGGAACACCCGCAACGTCAGGACGATGGTCGTCGCGAATACCAGAGCGCCGCAGGCGACGTGCGAAACCGTTACGGTAATCATCGGATTCAGGGGCTGCGGATCGTAAGGCGACGCGGCGCGCGTCAAATACGCAGCTACCCCCAACATTAACTGCACAAACAGCAGCCCCACAGCGATTGCCGCCGGCCGCGTCAGAAACTTCTCTTCGCGATGCCGCAGGAGCACTGTCATTACCGTAACGCTTAGTGAAAGCGTAACGATGATCGCTCCCGTGATGTGCGCAATAAGCAGACTGGTCGGCAACCACTGGTCCCAACTAGCCGAATGCCGCAGCGTTGCGCCCAGCACCAGTTGCGCCAGAATCAAAATGAGCGACGCGACACACAACGAGCGCAGCGAAATGCCGCCGCTTGGTTCGTGCACCCTCGCCGGCGCATCGATCCAGCTTCGCGATGTGAACACCGCTAAACTTACCGTGGTGAGAAAGAACAATTGAGCCAATGTCCCGTGAGCGGACGAAACGGCGAGCGGCAGATTCATCTTGACGGTTAGTCCGCCAAGCAGTCCCTGCACAATCACCAAGCCGAGAGCCGCCCACCCCAGACGCTTGACCCATGAACGCCGCTCGCGCACCTGCAGATAGATCGCGAGAATGATTGTCAGGAAGCCGACGCTCGCGGCAATCATCCGATGGCCGTGTTCCCAATACAGATTACCAACCATCTTGGGAAAGAATTGCCCGTTCGACAGCGGCCAGTCTGAGGTCGCTAGCCCGGCATCACGGCTGGTGACATTCGCGCCCGCGATGATGAGAAAGAACGTGGCTCCCGCCAAAAACAGCGCGAACCGATGAACCCCTTTGGACATGGTGATTAATAAATCGTAATGGGTGATAAGAACGCGTCTTATCACCCATCACTGTTCTCTAGTGCCGCATGAACGGAACTTCGAGAGCCGGCAGCATCGGCAATGAACTCGGCTGTCCACGCAGATGCGCGCTGGCGCCAAAGCTGAAGTCAGCCGCTCCCTTACCGCTTGCGGGAACCGTGACCTGCATCGTCTTTTCCGTGCCCGCGCCCGGGCCTTCATGCCAGGCTACGACTGTATATGTTCCCGGCGGCACGCCCTTGATCGTAAAGCTGCCGTCTTCAGCACTCACCGCAAAGAATGGGTGCTTCAGAACGCCGACGTAGGCCTTCATCCACGGGTGCTGGTTGCACTTTACCGGGACCATGGCTTCAGCCGTGTTCAACTTATGAGTGAGCGGTCCCGCGCCATTGGCCTGCGACTGGTTCCAGTCGGGGTTCAACTTCGGGGTGAAGTGAACGTTGTGCGTCGTCGGGTCGCTGTTGGTGATGGTAATCGACTGCCTGGCGACGACACCCATGACGTGCGGCTTATAGCTGCATCCATTCTGATCGAGGGTGGCTGCACCAGACGGCGCCGCATAAGAGTAATCACCGACCTTCTTGCCGTCCGCGAGTGTTCCTTCTTTGATATAGACGAACGTGTTGGCGAGCTTGCCGTCCTTGACGGCCCACTCTTCGGATAGCAAATTCGACGCTTTCGCGGAGCACTGCGGATCCGCCGACGTGTCGATCTTCTTCGCTTCGGGCGCAGCGCCGGCATAAGCCACCGTGCCTGAGATAGTGCCTTCGGTACCCGTTGATTTGTATTCGGTGCCGGTAGTGCTACCCGTATCATCGCCGCCGCCCTCGGGCGCCTTACTGCATGATGAGCCGAGCGACAACACCGCCAGCGCGGCCATCAACCCAAGCCACAAACGTGCGCGTTTAGTGAACATAATTTTTAAGTCCTCCAAAAAATTTGAAACTGTCTGTAAATTTGCGTAAAGCATACCGTA
The nucleotide sequence above comes from Pyrinomonadaceae bacterium. Encoded proteins:
- a CDS encoding COX15/CtaA family protein → MSKGVHRFALFLAGATFFLIIAGANVTSRDAGLATSDWPLSNGQFFPKMVGNLYWEHGHRMIAASVGFLTIILAIYLQVRERRSWVKRLGWAALGLVIVQGLLGGLTVKMNLPLAVSSAHGTLAQLFFLTTVSLAVFTSRSWIDAPARVHEPSGGISLRSLCVASLILILAQLVLGATLRHSASWDQWLPTSLLIAHITGAIIVTLSLSVTVMTVLLRHREEKFLTRPAAIAVGLLFVQLMLGVAAYLTRAASPYDPQPLNPMITVTVSHVACGALVFATTIVLTLRVFRVLRAEQARDVGVLATA